A window of the Bacillus andreraoultii genome harbors these coding sequences:
- the prli42 gene encoding stressosome-associated protein Prli42, with the protein MGNKKVRKIIVYLMILAMVATTLFTGLSALF; encoded by the coding sequence ATGGGAAATAAAAAAGTACGGAAAATTATTGTTTATTTAATGATTCTCGCTATGGTCGCTACTACATTGTTTACAGGGCTATCCGCTCTTTTTTAA